One region of Alosa alosa isolate M-15738 ecotype Scorff River chromosome 1, AALO_Geno_1.1, whole genome shotgun sequence genomic DNA includes:
- the LOC125301109 gene encoding serine/threonine-protein kinase pim-3-like, with protein MHLVSQPPSSPYVLQLLDWYEEPENFILVLERPYPCMDLFDFIDELGGRLDECLARVVMLQVAHAVLHCCERGVLHRDIKLENLLVQTDSLRVKLIDFGCGDLLRDTMYRDFAGTDEYCPPEWLLDGRYSGRPATIWSLGILLFSMVCGDLPFNKRSEIIAGQLKFKKGLSEECKHLIGWCLHPDPTRRPVLQQVLLHEWMMGWQTPLQ; from the exons ATGCACCTGGTCAGCCAGCCTCCCAGCAGCCCCTATGTCCTCCAGCTGCTGGACTGGTACGAGGAGCCAGAGAACTTCATCCTGGTCTTGGAGCGGCCCTACCCTTGCATGGACCTGTTCGACTTCATAGACGAGTTGGGGGGCCGACTGGACGAGTGCCTGGCGCGTGTGGTCATGCTGCAGGTGGCGCATGCGGTGTTGCACTGCTGCGAGCGAGGCGTCCTGCATCGAgacataaagttggagaatctGCTGGTGCAAACGGACAGTCTCCGTGTCAAGCTGATTGACTTTGGCTGTGGAGACCTGCTGAGAGATACCATGTACCGGGACTTTGCTG GCACTGATGAGTACTGTCCCCCCGAGTGGCTCCTGGATGGCAGGTACAGTGGCAGACCTGCCACCATCTGGTCTCTTGGCATCCTGCTCTTCAGCATGGTCTGTGGAGACTTGCCCTTTAACAAACGGTCAGAGATAATTGCTGGTCAGCTAAAATTCAAAAAAGGACTTTCTGAAg AATGTAAACATCTAATTGGGTGGTGCCTCCACCCAGACCCCACCAGGAGACCAGTTCTGCAGCAGGTTCTTCTGCATGAGTGGATGATGGGATGGCAGACACCTTTACAATAA